Proteins from one Deinococcus actinosclerus genomic window:
- the trmB gene encoding tRNA (guanine(46)-N(7))-methyltransferase TrmB, whose product MIARLSDFRFPDAAARLYPDTPDRPWVLEVGFGDGRFWPHFAATFPEAPNYLGVELSGVSLLKAHRRLRDAGLDNAILTKMPADVLVRSVIPHAGLDLIVVNFPDPWPKAGHTDHRLLRVPFFQLAASRLKPGGMILLTTDHDEYFEFACEQAGASGVMRVERADPPAAALETKYALKWRDLGLGVNHARFIPTAHQPVPHGPTTPYPEDPTTVPHAVLTLPDTFNPQTFEKVTERNPGSRNADEGGAWTVILLDLYAGLRRDGWVVLAHVVEGELTQEVLIGITAREDGTHLVRLAKFGGPIITTGVKAAVGVVTRWLEAQGAVVKHHGY is encoded by the coding sequence ATGATCGCCCGCCTGAGCGACTTCCGGTTCCCCGACGCCGCCGCGCGCCTGTACCCGGACACCCCGGACCGCCCCTGGGTGCTGGAGGTGGGTTTTGGCGACGGACGGTTCTGGCCGCACTTCGCCGCGACCTTCCCCGAGGCGCCCAACTACCTCGGCGTGGAACTCTCCGGCGTGTCCCTGCTGAAGGCGCACCGCCGCCTGCGGGACGCGGGCCTGGACAATGCGATCCTCACGAAGATGCCCGCCGACGTCCTCGTGCGGTCCGTCATCCCGCACGCGGGCCTGGACCTGATCGTCGTGAACTTCCCCGACCCCTGGCCCAAGGCCGGCCACACCGACCACCGCCTTCTGCGCGTCCCGTTCTTCCAGCTCGCGGCCAGCCGCCTGAAGCCCGGCGGGATGATCCTGCTGACCACCGACCACGACGAGTACTTCGAGTTCGCGTGCGAGCAGGCCGGGGCCAGCGGCGTCATGCGCGTCGAACGCGCGGACCCGCCCGCCGCCGCTCTGGAAACCAAGTACGCCCTGAAGTGGCGTGACCTCGGCCTGGGCGTCAACCACGCCCGCTTCATCCCCACCGCCCACCAGCCCGTCCCGCACGGGCCGACCACCCCCTACCCGGAGGACCCCACCACCGTGCCCCACGCCGTCCTGACCCTGCCCGACACCTTCAATCCCCAGACCTTCGAGAAGGTCACCGAACGCAACCCTGGTAGCCGCAACGCCGACGAGGGCGGCGCGTGGACGGTCATCCTGCTCGACCTGTACGCCGGCCTGCGCCGCGACGGCTGGGTCGTCCTGGCGCACGTCGTGGAGGGCGAACTGACCCAGGAGGTATTGATCGGCATCACCGCCCGCGAGGACGGCACGCACCTCGTGCGCCTCGCCAAGTTCGGCGGGCCGATCATCACGACCGGCGTGAAGGCCGCGGTGGGCGTCGTCACCCGCTGGCTGGAGGCTCAGGGCGCCGTCGTTAAGCACCACGGGTACTGA
- a CDS encoding class I SAM-dependent methyltransferase, translated as MSVLLPAVRDRLRAAGEVTFEVPDPDVGLGRYAGEATPHGTHRPWSTWTDLADLLGAHLLTPDRAGEGRVRLTLRAHAPARDPDHAGYGPDGDWARVNKLEDPIFLATFVEALRRVNPPQGGRVLALGVNAGHELAALPLAFPDRTFEVVGVDLDPAAAQAARERWPQATIHAADVNALPPDLGRFDLILALSLLQSPGVRQDVLLAALRRQHLTPGGGLILGYPNARYRGGTLSYGARMRNYARPDLSLLAADVTNARRGLQKHDYKVFVTGKYEVLLTAIPAHATTPTGLDL; from the coding sequence ATGAGCGTCCTCCTGCCCGCCGTGCGGGATCGGCTGCGCGCGGCGGGCGAGGTGACCTTCGAGGTGCCTGACCCCGACGTGGGCCTGGGCCGCTACGCGGGCGAGGCGACTCCGCACGGCACGCACCGTCCCTGGAGCACCTGGACGGACCTCGCGGACCTGCTCGGCGCGCACCTGCTGACCCCGGACAGGGCAGGGGAGGGGCGGGTGCGACTGACCCTGCGCGCCCACGCTCCGGCCCGCGACCCCGATCACGCCGGGTACGGCCCGGACGGCGACTGGGCCCGCGTGAACAAGCTGGAGGACCCCATCTTCCTGGCGACGTTCGTCGAGGCGCTGCGCCGCGTGAACCCCCCCCAGGGCGGGCGGGTGCTGGCGCTGGGCGTGAACGCCGGGCATGAACTGGCCGCCCTGCCGCTCGCCTTCCCGGACCGCACCTTTGAGGTGGTGGGCGTGGATCTCGACCCGGCTGCCGCGCAGGCCGCCCGCGAACGCTGGCCCCAGGCGACCATCCACGCGGCGGACGTGAACGCCCTGCCCCCGGACCTGGGCCGCTTCGACCTGATCCTGGCCCTGAGCCTCCTCCAGAGCCCCGGCGTGCGGCAGGACGTGCTGCTCGCCGCGCTGCGCCGCCAGCACCTCACGCCGGGCGGCGGCCTGATCCTGGGGTACCCGAACGCCCGCTACCGGGGCGGCACCCTCTCGTACGGCGCGCGCATGCGCAACTACGCCCGCCCGGACCTGAGCCTGCTCGCCGCCGACGTCACGAACGCCCGGCGCGGCCTCCAGAAACACGACTACAAGGTGTTCGTGACCGGCAAGTACGAGGTGCTCCTGACGGCCATCCCGGCCCACGCCACCACCCCCACCGGGTTGGACCTCTGA
- a CDS encoding peptidylprolyl isomerase, which translates to MKHAALILTALLALTACQKKDDATTTDTKTDTAATDTTTPATDTPATETPATDTKTGAAAVTKPGPLPAGYTEVPFLTTEPKREFTSEPDMALTDGKDYYALIDTSKGQILADLYEQETPVTVNNFVFLARNHYFDGIRFHRVIDGFMAQTGDPKSVDEAKKAEWGTGGPGYQFADEFRQKLTFNSGGILAMANSGPATNGSQFFITFEPTDFLNGKHTIFGKVVTGDDLLPKLTRTMDQNNAEVAGAVADQILTVRILTKG; encoded by the coding sequence ATGAAACACGCTGCCCTGATCCTCACGGCCCTGCTGGCCCTGACCGCCTGCCAGAAGAAGGACGACGCGACCACGACCGACACGAAGACGGACACGGCCGCGACGGACACCACCACGCCCGCGACCGATACCCCGGCCACCGAGACGCCCGCCACGGACACGAAGACCGGCGCGGCCGCCGTCACCAAGCCCGGCCCCCTCCCCGCCGGGTACACCGAGGTGCCGTTCCTGACCACCGAACCCAAGCGCGAATTCACCAGTGAACCCGACATGGCCCTGACGGACGGCAAGGACTACTACGCCCTGATCGACACGAGCAAGGGGCAGATCCTGGCGGACCTGTACGAGCAGGAGACGCCGGTCACGGTGAACAACTTCGTGTTCCTGGCCCGCAACCACTACTTCGACGGCATCCGCTTCCACCGCGTGATCGACGGGTTCATGGCGCAGACCGGCGACCCCAAGAGCGTGGACGAGGCGAAGAAGGCCGAGTGGGGCACCGGCGGCCCCGGCTACCAGTTCGCGGACGAGTTCCGTCAGAAGCTGACCTTCAACAGCGGCGGCATCCTGGCCATGGCGAACAGCGGCCCGGCCACGAACGGCAGCCAGTTCTTCATCACCTTCGAGCCGACGGACTTCCTGAACGGCAAGCACACCATCTTCGGGAAGGTCGTAACCGGTGACGACCTGCTGCCCAAACTGACCCGCACCATGGACCAGAACAACGCCGAGGTGGCGGGCGCCGTGGCGGACCAGATCCTGACCGTGCGCATCCTGACCAAGGGCTGA
- the cmk gene encoding (d)CMP kinase: MIVTIDGVAASGKSSVSSGVAQALGVPYVSSGLLYRAVTLLGLNAGAELADASALLPLLPGVRLEPLASGNRVWNADHDLTADLHSTRVDGGVSTVAALPEIREWVDAQLRALPAPLVAEGRDMGTNVFPHAPHKFYLTASPRVRAERRAKERPEDIPAIEAALTERDRQDTTQSAPAPDARVIDTGPLTLQGVIDTILADLR, translated from the coding sequence ATGATCGTGACCATTGATGGCGTCGCCGCCAGCGGAAAATCCAGCGTGTCCTCTGGCGTCGCGCAGGCTCTGGGCGTGCCCTACGTCAGCAGCGGCCTGCTGTACCGCGCCGTGACCCTCCTCGGCCTGAACGCCGGGGCTGAACTGGCCGACGCCAGCGCCCTGCTTCCCCTGCTCCCGGGCGTGCGTCTGGAGCCCCTCGCCAGCGGCAACCGCGTCTGGAACGCGGACCATGATCTGACCGCCGACCTGCACAGCACCCGCGTGGACGGCGGGGTCAGCACCGTCGCCGCCCTCCCCGAAATCCGCGAGTGGGTGGACGCCCAGCTGCGCGCGCTCCCCGCGCCCCTCGTCGCCGAGGGGCGCGACATGGGCACCAACGTCTTCCCCCACGCGCCGCACAAGTTCTACCTGACCGCCAGTCCCCGCGTCCGGGCCGAACGCCGCGCGAAAGAACGTCCCGAGGACATTCCCGCCATCGAGGCCGCCCTGACCGAACGCGACCGCCAGGACACCACCCAGAGCGCCCCCGCCCCCGACGCCCGCGTGATCGACACGGGGCCCCTCACCCTCCAGGGCGTGATCGACACCATCCTCGCCGACCTGCGCTGA
- a CDS encoding S8 family serine peptidase, with protein sequence MKNTLKTASLLSLALLLGACGTSTTPTTTTAQHDGSLLKTAQVVTDRWFVELEGDPTSLSSQSVGAQQATFRAQAAKQGIKYQEISAYQTLFNGFAVQASSSEMGRISQMPGVLGIYPIHRVDAPDTTVDLNATVTPEMFYAKGMTGADIAQNELGLTGKGVKVGVIDSGIDVDHPAFKGRIVAGYDFVGDDYGKDSKYVPVPDDNPDDCGGHGTHVAGIIGGYDPGNSRDGRPFAGVAPEVSFGAYRIFGCGGSSYDDVILAAMERSVKDGMQVVNMSLGSAFDNWKETPLAKAADRMVKKGVVMVASAGNSGASGTYSMGGPTMGDQVISVASVDNAKIDLEGFTLSNGTKVGYYTATGAPAPTLGTSLSITKKPGSTTTTTNDGCTASGGFAPGSLTGKAVLIRRGTCSFYEKAKNAQDAGASAVILYNNAAGYISPTVAGTPAITIPVVAISDTDGAKIDGLIAGGVSMTFDGSKVSINNPTANASSSFSSIGMSAELEFKPDLGAPGGNIYSTYPLSADPAGYEVLSGTSMASPHVAGAAALLLQAYPNTAAKDMRTMLMNTASLRWYLNGSTLVTGLPDYAQRQGAGMINIVNAYTNSVRATPAKLSLGESATFATRSKVVVLKNTGARREVYTAYNYPALTIGGTTLAPTPVQKYATMTINGQSADSASGVQIIVPPFSEVELNVVVTPPVGAADKAQYGGYVDLESTTSPNIVVPYGGFVGDYQSIQVLGNLIVGGKSQDFPALGDDVADTYYTEGQTVANPIDYTFKQVALDAAKPNELTLDAPYVIAQISHQARKLTMELLDSNGAVVDTLLKQEYLGRNCTNDVSKTSSTCDAYNTYSWDGKLSNGSAAANGTYQLRVKVLKALGDESVASDTEVYTSQKFTVARP encoded by the coding sequence GTGAAGAACACCCTGAAAACTGCGTCCCTGCTGAGCCTGGCCCTGCTGCTGGGCGCCTGCGGTACCAGCACCACGCCCACGACCACCACCGCGCAGCACGACGGTTCCCTCCTGAAGACGGCCCAGGTCGTCACGGACCGCTGGTTCGTGGAACTCGAAGGGGATCCCACCAGCCTAAGCAGCCAGAGCGTGGGCGCGCAGCAGGCTACCTTCCGCGCCCAGGCTGCCAAGCAGGGCATCAAGTACCAGGAGATCAGCGCCTATCAGACGCTGTTCAACGGCTTCGCCGTCCAGGCCAGCAGCAGCGAGATGGGCCGCATTTCCCAGATGCCGGGCGTGCTGGGCATCTACCCCATTCACCGGGTGGACGCGCCGGACACCACCGTGGACCTGAACGCCACGGTCACCCCCGAAATGTTCTATGCCAAGGGCATGACCGGCGCCGACATCGCCCAGAACGAACTGGGCCTGACCGGTAAGGGCGTCAAGGTCGGCGTCATCGATTCCGGGATCGACGTGGATCACCCTGCCTTCAAGGGCCGCATCGTGGCCGGCTACGACTTCGTGGGTGACGACTACGGCAAGGACAGCAAGTACGTGCCGGTCCCTGACGACAACCCCGACGACTGCGGTGGACACGGCACTCACGTGGCCGGCATCATCGGCGGGTACGATCCCGGCAACTCCCGTGACGGGCGCCCCTTCGCCGGCGTCGCGCCCGAAGTGAGCTTCGGCGCCTACCGCATCTTCGGCTGCGGCGGCAGCTCGTACGACGACGTCATCCTGGCCGCCATGGAACGCTCCGTGAAGGACGGCATGCAGGTCGTGAACATGAGCCTGGGGTCGGCCTTCGACAACTGGAAGGAAACCCCGCTGGCCAAAGCCGCTGACCGCATGGTGAAAAAAGGCGTCGTGATGGTCGCCTCCGCAGGCAACAGCGGTGCCAGCGGCACCTACAGCATGGGCGGCCCCACCATGGGCGATCAGGTGATCTCGGTCGCCTCCGTCGACAACGCCAAGATCGACCTGGAAGGCTTCACCCTCTCCAACGGCACCAAGGTCGGCTACTACACCGCCACCGGCGCTCCCGCCCCCACACTGGGCACCAGCCTGTCCATCACGAAGAAACCCGGCAGCACCACCACGACGACCAACGACGGCTGCACGGCCAGCGGCGGCTTCGCACCCGGCAGCCTGACCGGCAAGGCCGTCCTGATCCGCCGCGGGACCTGCTCGTTCTACGAGAAGGCCAAGAACGCCCAGGACGCCGGTGCCAGCGCCGTCATCCTGTACAACAACGCCGCCGGGTACATCAGCCCCACGGTGGCCGGTACGCCCGCCATCACGATTCCCGTGGTGGCCATCAGCGACACCGACGGCGCCAAGATCGATGGTCTGATCGCCGGCGGCGTCAGCATGACCTTCGACGGCAGCAAGGTCAGCATCAACAACCCCACCGCCAACGCCTCGAGCAGCTTCAGCTCCATCGGCATGAGCGCCGAGCTGGAATTCAAGCCCGACCTGGGCGCCCCCGGCGGCAACATCTACAGCACCTACCCGCTCAGCGCAGATCCCGCCGGTTACGAGGTGCTCAGCGGCACCAGCATGGCCTCCCCGCACGTGGCGGGCGCCGCAGCGCTGCTGCTGCAGGCCTACCCCAACACGGCCGCCAAGGACATGCGCACGATGCTGATGAACACCGCCAGCCTCCGCTGGTACCTGAACGGCAGCACCCTCGTGACGGGCCTGCCCGACTACGCGCAGCGTCAGGGCGCGGGCATGATCAACATCGTGAACGCCTACACCAACTCGGTGCGCGCCACCCCCGCCAAGCTGAGCCTCGGCGAGAGCGCCACCTTCGCCACGCGCAGCAAGGTCGTGGTGCTGAAGAACACCGGCGCGCGCCGCGAGGTGTACACCGCCTACAACTACCCCGCGCTGACGATCGGCGGCACCACCCTGGCGCCGACCCCCGTGCAGAAGTACGCCACGATGACCATCAACGGTCAGAGTGCCGACTCCGCGAGTGGCGTGCAGATCATCGTGCCTCCCTTCAGCGAGGTGGAACTGAACGTCGTGGTGACGCCTCCGGTCGGCGCTGCGGACAAAGCCCAGTACGGCGGGTACGTGGATCTGGAAAGCACCACCAGCCCCAACATCGTGGTGCCCTACGGCGGCTTCGTGGGGGATTACCAGAGCATCCAGGTGCTGGGGAACCTGATCGTGGGCGGCAAGTCACAGGACTTCCCCGCGCTGGGTGACGACGTCGCCGACACCTACTACACCGAGGGTCAGACGGTCGCCAACCCGATCGACTACACCTTCAAGCAGGTGGCACTCGACGCGGCCAAGCCCAACGAACTGACGCTGGACGCCCCGTACGTCATTGCGCAGATCTCACACCAGGCCCGCAAGCTGACCATGGAACTGCTCGACAGCAACGGCGCCGTGGTCGACACCCTGCTGAAGCAGGAGTACCTGGGCCGTAACTGCACCAATGACGTGTCCAAGACCAGCAGCACCTGCGACGCGTACAACACCTACAGCTGGGACGGCAAGCTCAGCAACGGGAGCGCGGCAGCGAACGGCACCTACCAGCTGCGCGTGAAAGTGCTCAAGGCGCTGGGTGACGAGAGTGTCGCCAGCGACACCGAGGTCTACACCAGCCAGAAGTTCACCGTCGCGCGCCCCTAA
- a CDS encoding Ig-like domain-containing protein: MKRSIPFAVLALTGALLSACAPHPTPDATKPTVALTAAPTTVTAAGTITLSATASDNVGVTKVDFYQGSTLISSDTTSPYTATASVTSAQNGTVAYRAVASDAAGNTAEATASVTVNIDVTAPTVSVTATPSTLTSPGTVTFTATASDNVGVTKVEFYDNGTLIATDTTAPYTASKAYTGADNGTRTITAKAFDAQGQATSSTTTLSVNIDTVAPTVTVAAAPTRIEAAGTATFTATASDNVGVTKVEFYDNGTLIATDTDAPYTASKAYAFADNGTHTITAKAFDAQGNTQQATTPFTVAIADANEPNDSVAAATALPIGTTTKGFITGQARDMDYFKFDATAGDMLKLTVKSVSADAASTLDPYVMILMPDGKTILEKDDDSGAGLESEIRFNVPATGTYTVVVTSFNIHDDPTATDDKVTNTYQIALSRR; encoded by the coding sequence ATGAAGCGATCCATTCCATTCGCCGTGCTGGCCCTCACCGGCGCCCTCCTGAGCGCCTGCGCGCCCCACCCCACTCCAGACGCGACCAAACCCACCGTCGCGCTCACCGCCGCGCCCACCACCGTCACCGCGGCCGGCACCATCACCCTGAGCGCCACCGCCAGCGACAACGTCGGCGTGACCAAAGTCGATTTCTACCAGGGCAGCACGCTGATCAGCAGCGACACCACCTCGCCCTACACCGCCACCGCCAGCGTCACCAGCGCGCAGAACGGCACTGTCGCCTACCGCGCCGTGGCCAGCGACGCGGCCGGCAACACCGCTGAAGCCACCGCCAGCGTCACCGTCAACATCGACGTCACGGCGCCTACCGTCAGCGTGACCGCCACGCCCAGCACCCTGACCTCGCCCGGCACCGTGACCTTCACTGCCACCGCCAGCGACAACGTCGGCGTGACCAAGGTCGAGTTCTACGACAACGGCACCCTGATCGCCACCGACACCACCGCGCCCTACACCGCCAGCAAGGCCTACACCGGGGCCGACAACGGCACCCGCACCATCACCGCCAAGGCCTTCGACGCGCAGGGTCAGGCCACCAGCTCCACCACCACCCTGAGCGTCAACATCGACACGGTCGCCCCGACCGTCACCGTCGCTGCGGCCCCCACCCGCATCGAAGCGGCCGGCACCGCGACCTTCACCGCCACCGCCAGCGACAACGTCGGCGTGACCAAGGTCGAGTTCTACGACAACGGCACCCTGATCGCCACCGACACCGACGCCCCCTACACCGCCAGCAAGGCCTACGCCTTCGCGGACAACGGCACCCACACCATCACCGCCAAGGCCTTCGACGCGCAGGGCAACACCCAGCAGGCCACCACGCCCTTCACGGTCGCCATCGCCGACGCCAACGAACCCAACGACAGCGTGGCGGCCGCCACCGCCCTCCCCATCGGCACCACGACCAAGGGCTTCATCACCGGTCAGGCCCGCGACATGGACTACTTCAAGTTCGACGCGACCGCCGGCGACATGCTCAAGCTCACCGTCAAGAGCGTCAGTGCCGACGCCGCCAGCACCCTGGATCCCTACGTCATGATCCTGATGCCCGACGGCAAGACCATCCTCGAAAAAGACGACGACAGCGGCGCCGGACTCGAATCCGAAATCCGCTTCAACGTCCCCGCAACCGGCACGTACACCGTCGTCGTCACCAGCTTCAACATTCACGACGACCCCACGGCCACCGACGACAAAGTCACCAACACCTACCAGATCGCCCTGAGCCGCCGCTAA
- a CDS encoding alpha/beta hydrolase family protein has product MTARRFLPALLLVSCPVALAQSQAALDAVDARQMSIPASRTAFQKGGYPGSALTVRQTLAPGGNYTRQVVSYQSGDLRINALLTVPRGTPPKGGWPAIVFNHGYIPPNVYRTTERYVAYQDAFARAGFVTLKSDYRGHGSSQGEALGGYYAPGYTTDVMNALASLKRDPRVNAARIGMWGHSMGGFLTLRAMVIDRSVKAGVIWAGVVGDYDQLMTSWTRRAPVPASIPQRVLDLRKRAVEQYGTPSSNPTFWNTLSANTYLKDLGGPIQLHIGTNDEEVPVAFHTALAAQLRPLGKLGGNYVYPGDNHNLSGNLRAALNRSVQFFRDRL; this is encoded by the coding sequence ATGACGGCCCGCCGATTCCTGCCTGCGCTGCTGCTCGTGTCCTGTCCGGTCGCCCTGGCCCAGTCGCAGGCGGCGCTGGACGCCGTGGACGCCCGGCAGATGAGCATTCCGGCCTCCCGCACGGCCTTCCAGAAAGGGGGTTACCCGGGCAGCGCACTGACAGTGCGCCAGACCCTGGCGCCGGGCGGCAACTACACCCGTCAGGTCGTCAGCTACCAGTCCGGGGACCTGCGGATCAACGCGCTGCTGACCGTGCCGCGCGGCACACCGCCGAAGGGCGGGTGGCCCGCCATCGTGTTCAACCACGGCTACATTCCTCCGAACGTGTACCGCACCACGGAGCGGTACGTCGCGTACCAGGACGCCTTCGCGCGGGCCGGGTTCGTCACGCTGAAAAGCGACTACCGTGGGCACGGCAGCTCGCAGGGCGAGGCGCTCGGCGGGTACTACGCGCCGGGCTACACCACCGACGTGATGAACGCCCTGGCCAGCCTGAAACGCGACCCGCGCGTGAACGCGGCGCGGATCGGCATGTGGGGGCACTCCATGGGCGGCTTCCTGACCCTGCGCGCCATGGTCATCGACCGCAGCGTGAAGGCCGGGGTGATCTGGGCCGGCGTGGTCGGGGACTACGACCAGCTGATGACCAGCTGGACGCGCCGCGCGCCCGTCCCGGCCAGCATCCCGCAGCGGGTGCTGGACCTGCGCAAGCGGGCCGTTGAGCAGTACGGCACGCCCAGCAGCAACCCGACCTTCTGGAACACCCTCAGCGCGAACACCTACCTGAAGGACCTGGGCGGCCCCATTCAGCTACACATCGGCACGAACGACGAGGAGGTGCCCGTCGCGTTCCATACCGCCCTGGCCGCCCAACTGCGGCCGCTGGGCAAGCTCGGCGGCAACTACGTCTATCCGGGGGACAACCACAACCTCTCGGGCAACCTGCGCGCGGCCCTGAACCGCAGCGTGCAGTTCTTCAGGGACCGCCTGTAA
- a CDS encoding alpha/beta hydrolase family protein — MRALINLTLLALLAGAGYVALTQPDAPPLRLPWTQPEATDPARPDPPSPGTGGGPLQNLGDTALKAAVARNPVSIQALKAREYPGSALTVRQTLAAGGNYTRQVVSYQSEGLRINALLTVPRGTPPQGGWPAIVFNHGYIPPAEYRTTERYVAYQDAFARAGFVTLKSDYRGHGSSEGQALGGYDDPGYTVDVLNAAASLRRDPRVNPARLGLWGHSMGGQLSLKAMIVDPRLKAASLWAGVIASYDVLATDWNPPPGEQRTLDAVNRRYLRLLSPNAYLRELNGRPIQLHHGTNDRDVPYAFQKNLADDLRNAGQGVDAYRYDGDNHNLSGNLRTALNRSVQFFKENL; from the coding sequence ATGCGCGCGCTGATCAACCTTACGCTGCTGGCCCTGCTGGCGGGCGCCGGGTACGTGGCGCTCACCCAGCCGGACGCGCCGCCGCTGCGACTGCCCTGGACCCAGCCGGAGGCGACCGACCCGGCCCGGCCCGACCCGCCGAGCCCCGGGACCGGCGGCGGGCCCCTCCAGAACCTGGGTGACACCGCGCTGAAGGCCGCCGTGGCCCGCAACCCGGTCAGCATCCAGGCGCTGAAGGCCCGCGAGTACCCGGGCAGCGCCCTGACGGTCCGGCAGACCCTGGCGGCGGGCGGCAACTACACCCGGCAGGTCGTGAGTTACCAGTCCGAGGGCCTGCGCATCAACGCGCTGCTGACCGTCCCGCGCGGCACGCCGCCGCAGGGCGGGTGGCCCGCCATCGTGTTCAACCACGGGTACATCCCACCCGCCGAGTACCGCACCACCGAGCGGTACGTGGCGTACCAGGACGCCTTTGCCCGCGCGGGCTTCGTGACGCTGAAAAGCGACTACCGCGGGCACGGCAGCAGCGAGGGACAGGCGCTCGGCGGGTACGACGACCCCGGCTACACCGTGGACGTCCTGAACGCCGCCGCCAGCCTCCGGCGTGACCCGCGCGTGAACCCCGCCCGCCTGGGCCTGTGGGGTCACTCTATGGGCGGGCAGCTGAGCCTGAAGGCCATGATCGTCGATCCCCGCCTGAAAGCCGCGTCCCTGTGGGCGGGCGTGATCGCCAGCTACGACGTCCTGGCGACCGACTGGAACCCACCCCCCGGCGAGCAACGCACCCTGGACGCCGTCAACCGCCGCTACCTGCGCCTGCTGAGCCCCAACGCGTACCTGCGGGAACTGAACGGGCGGCCCATCCAGCTGCACCACGGCACGAACGACAGGGACGTGCCGTACGCCTTCCAGAAGAACCTCGCGGACGACCTGAGAAACGCCGGGCAGGGCGTGGACGCCTACCGCTACGACGGCGACAACCACAACCTCTCCGGTAACCTCCGCACGGCGCTGAACCGCAGCGTGCAGTTCTTCAAGGAGAACCTGTAG
- a CDS encoding nitroreductase family protein, which yields MTTLDTPFPAAALTVLDVIRARRTVDIGLLRPDAVPREVVEAILEAGTWAPNHGRTEPWRFTVFTGEGRARLAEVFAQAYAAGSAPDRDSEPALEAQRARAWRAPLWISLELHMPEKPKMPEWEEQAALACAAQNMWLAATAFGLVGKWVSGPVMVSPVAAQALGAPKLLGLLVLGYPAAELPSARRAPLADKVTWVE from the coding sequence ATGACCACACTGGACACTCCCTTCCCTGCCGCCGCCCTGACCGTGCTGGACGTGATCCGTGCGCGCCGCACGGTGGACATCGGTCTGCTGAGGCCGGACGCCGTGCCGCGTGAGGTGGTGGAAGCCATTCTGGAGGCGGGCACCTGGGCGCCGAATCACGGGCGCACCGAGCCGTGGCGCTTCACGGTGTTCACCGGTGAGGGCCGCGCGAGGCTGGCCGAGGTGTTCGCACAGGCGTACGCGGCGGGCAGCGCGCCCGACCGGGACAGCGAACCGGCGCTGGAGGCGCAGCGCGCCCGGGCGTGGCGCGCGCCGCTGTGGATCAGCCTGGAACTGCACATGCCCGAGAAACCGAAGATGCCCGAGTGGGAGGAGCAGGCGGCCCTGGCCTGCGCCGCGCAGAACATGTGGCTGGCCGCCACGGCGTTCGGGCTGGTCGGGAAGTGGGTGAGCGGCCCGGTGATGGTCAGTCCGGTGGCGGCGCAGGCGCTGGGCGCGCCGAAGCTGCTGGGGCTGCTGGTGCTGGGCTACCCGGCGGCCGAGCTGCCGTCCGCGCGCCGCGCGCCGCTGGCGGACAAGGTCACCTGGGTGGAGTGA
- a CDS encoding HAAS signaling domain-containing protein, with the protein MTLRDWLGAALHDLAPAAQDRVAGEYAAHVHDAMGSGLTEAQAVATLGDPGQVNRALRRTYATRDLTEQYRRLPVGLWVTLLLLQLGYGGLMFWNNVEVPQELPRYLAGPTTGLTLMLALTWSVLWRPDPYRWTLGARLLVGCLMLSQWITALLAPGQDTLDLIFLIVLPLALTGLAWDAHRTARRVSRTLSLEGPARP; encoded by the coding sequence ATGACCCTGCGTGACTGGCTGGGGGCCGCCCTCCACGACCTCGCCCCTGCCGCGCAGGACCGCGTGGCCGGCGAGTACGCCGCGCACGTCCACGACGCCATGGGCAGCGGGCTGACCGAGGCGCAGGCCGTCGCCACGCTCGGCGACCCGGGGCAGGTGAACCGCGCGCTGCGGCGCACGTACGCCACGCGGGACCTGACGGAGCAGTACCGCCGCCTCCCGGTGGGGCTGTGGGTGACGCTGCTCCTGCTCCAGCTGGGCTACGGCGGACTGATGTTCTGGAACAACGTCGAGGTCCCGCAGGAACTGCCGCGTTACCTGGCCGGGCCCACGACCGGCCTGACCCTGATGCTGGCCCTGACGTGGAGCGTGCTGTGGCGCCCCGACCCGTACCGCTGGACGCTGGGCGCGCGGCTGCTGGTGGGCTGCCTGATGCTCAGTCAGTGGATCACGGCGCTCCTCGCGCCAGGACAGGACACCCTGGATCTGATCTTCCTGATCGTCCTGCCCCTGGCACTGACGGGGCTGGCCTGGGACGCACACCGCACTGCCCGGCGCGTCAGCCGCACCCTGAGCCTGGAAGGCCCTGCCCGTCCCTGA